From Sphingobacteriales bacterium:
AAACAATACTAAGGATAAGGAATACTGAGCACAGCGGGAAAAAATAACCGATCAAGTCCCGTAGGGACGGAATTGTTTATGTATCAACTCACCCCCGGCCCCTCTCTTTCGAAAAGAGAGGGGAGCTAAGGGCGTTTCGGGGACAGTCTTCAGCAGGAACGGGAATCTTAAAACCGGAATCCGGAACAGGGAGTACTGAAAATCATAAATCGTAAATCCAAAATCGTAAATCGGTACATGGAACCCTGAACCCATCACTCATCACCCATCTCCCATCACTCTTAACAGGTAACCTGCAACTTATCCGGATTAATTACAGTTTCATTGTGTCATTACTCCCAATTTACTGAAAAATAAATGCCTCTTGGGCGGGTTGAAAACCCATTTATTTCCATGTATTTGGTATTCAGCAGATTTTCGACTTTTAATCTTAAAAAGAGATTTTCAAAAAGCTGAAACTTAATTCCCGCATCAGCCAGAAAATAGCCCTTAATCAATTCATTATCAAGTGCTCCATAAGGACCTAAAACCGGATTATAATAGGAATCGTAACGGTGGCCTACCATCCGCGAAAAAACATAAAAAGATAATTTTTTATTCGGATAATAATCCAATGAAAAACCGGCAGTGGCATCAGGTCTTCGTATCAGCCCTATTTTTTCGACATTTCTGCTGCCAATAAAAATACCGCTTTCAAAAAGCTGAACATGGTTGCCGTGGGTCAGGGAAGTATCAATATCTGAAGCAGAAAGCGGTGAAATACCGTTCATCAGGCTGAAAAATCCTGTCAATCTTGACTTCTCAGTCAGGGAAAAAGAAAGCTTCATTTCAAAGCCATTCAGTTTCATCCGCGATAAGTTAATATAGGTATCACCCCGGTAGTCATTTCTCATCCAGTCGGTGCCAAGAGAATCAAGCGGGATATTTTTATCCCAAAGATAAACATATTCAATGACATCATGCACAAGAGTCTGATAGAGTGTAACTTCAAAAAATGCATTTTCAGAAAATTCCGATTTAATTCCTGCTTCGAAAGAAAGAGAACGCTCAGGCTTGAGATTTTTATTTCCCCTGCTGACCACAGCACCCCAACCCATATCAGGAGAATAAAGCCTGTAAAGTGAAGGAGCATTAAAACCACTGGTAACTGAAGCGAATAAAAGACTGTTTTTATTAAGCCGGTAAGAGGGATTTAACGACCAGGTAAAAACCTGCCCGAATTGGCTGTGAATGCTCATGCGTCCGGCAGATTCCAGTTTAAAGCCCTGCAAACAGGAAAGAAATTTCCGGCCATCAACAGATAAATGGATAAAAGCTCCTTTTGTAGATGAATGAATGTCAAGAGTATCCAGATTATAATCCTGTTCGTATTTCCCGAAATAAGGACTCCAGTAAAAGACATAATTTCTGTTGTTCATAAATTCAGACTGGCTGAAAACACCTGCCATTATCTGATAATCATTTTTTGTGAAAGACACTGTAAGGTCATGCATGAGATAGGAGCCGTCAAAGATGCTTCTGGAATATGAATGGTCGAAATTGCCCAGTGCATCCACTACCGATGAATCAT
This genomic window contains:
- a CDS encoding TonB-dependent receptor, yielding DNGPDLSELSLDDIERIEIVKGSHSPYFGSSAIGGVVNIITSGNHKNGFSKSVHLGGGTFGKNTFLLNNSLNMKYLHQKGFYVGGSVASQLTHGLDATIDTVTDPLAFKNRDQDDYQLSSYSLKSGFRNEKIHVFVSWRNTWQESDLDKGAYRDDDNRFISFHRNLFSWGADYRTGKAFKFNYSGAYSFMQRIDTDDSSVVDALGNFDHSYSRSIFDGSYLMHDLTVSFTKNDYQIMAGVFSQSEFMNNRNYVFYWSPYFGKYEQDYNLDTLDIHSSTKGAFIHLSVDGRKFLSCLQGFKLESAGRMSIHSQFGQVFTWSLNPSYRLNKNSLLFASVTSGFNAPSLYRLYSPDMGWGAVVSRGNKNLKPERSLSFEAGIKSEFSENAFFEVTLYQTLVHDVIEYVYLWDKNIPLDSLGTDWMRNDYRGDTYINLSRMKLNGFEMKLSFSLTEKSRLTGFFSLMNGISPLSASDIDTSLTHGNHVQLFESGIFIGSRNVEKIGLIRRPDATAGFSLDYYPNKKLSFYVFSRMVGHRYDSYYNPVLGPYGALDNELIKGYFLADAGIKFQLFENLFLRLKVENLLNTKYMEINGFSTRPRGIYFSVNWE